A genome region from Pseudomonas sp. S06B 330 includes the following:
- a CDS encoding FAD assembly factor SdhE encodes MVEQIELNKLFWHSRRGMLELDVLLVPFSQDVFPTLSPEDRELYWRLLGCEDQDMFGWFMERSESEDPELQRMVRIILDRVQPK; translated from the coding sequence ATGGTCGAACAAATTGAACTCAACAAGCTCTTTTGGCACAGCCGCCGCGGCATGCTCGAGCTGGACGTGTTGCTGGTTCCTTTCAGCCAGGACGTCTTTCCAACCCTGAGCCCGGAAGACCGCGAACTGTACTGGCGCCTGCTCGGTTGCGAAGACCAGGACATGTTTGGCTGGTTCATGGAGCGCAGCGAGTCCGAAGACCCTGAGCTGCAGCGCATGGTTCGCATCATTCTGGACCGTGTCCAGCCCAAGTGA
- a CDS encoding protein YgfX, protein MSSPSERFECRWQGSPSLLAAYLVSLLLVLLALSLLQIPWWLQLSGVGLCLLHAGWMIPRRILLSHPQAISGLRRAPDGWQLFSLAKGWQSVQLRPDSLALPGLIVLRYRRQGWWFSQGLCIAHDALEPVQHRRLRVRLKFSRRRWAAAQ, encoded by the coding sequence GTGTCCAGCCCAAGTGAGCGTTTCGAGTGTCGCTGGCAGGGCTCGCCAAGCCTGCTGGCGGCCTACCTGGTCAGTCTGCTGCTGGTTTTGCTGGCGCTGAGCCTGTTGCAGATACCCTGGTGGCTTCAACTGAGTGGCGTGGGCCTGTGTCTGCTGCACGCCGGCTGGATGATTCCCCGGCGCATTCTGCTCAGCCACCCGCAGGCCATCAGTGGTTTACGGCGAGCCCCTGACGGCTGGCAGTTGTTCAGCCTGGCCAAGGGTTGGCAGTCGGTACAGCTACGCCCTGACAGCCTGGCCTTGCCGGGCTTGATCGTGCTGCGCTATCGCCGCCAGGGTTGGTGGTTCAGTCAGGGTCTGTGCATTGCCCATGATGCGCTGGAACCGGTGCAGCACCGGCGCCTGCGCGTGCGCTTGAAGTTCAGTCGGCGTAGGTGGGCGGCTGCACAATAG
- the nadB gene encoding L-aspartate oxidase — MSQQLQHDVLVIGSGAAGLSLALNLPGHLRIAVLSKGDLANGSTYWAQGGVAAVLDDTDTVQSHVEDTLNAGGGLCHEDAVRFTVEHSREAIQWLIDQGVPFTRDENASVDDGGFEFHLTREGGHSHRRIIHAADATGAAIFTTLLAQARQRPNIELLEQRVAVDLITERRLGQDGDRCLGAYVLNRNTGEVDTFGARFTVLATGGAAKVYLYTSNPDGACGDGIAMAWRAGCRVANLEFNQFHPTCLYHPQAKSFLITEALRGEGALLRLPNGERFMPRFDPREELAPRDIVARAIDHEMKRLGVDCVYLDISHKPEAFIKSHFPTVYERCLTFGIDITRQPIPVVPAAHYTCGGVMVDDRGHTDVPGLYAIGETSFTGLHGANRMASNSLLECFVYGRAAATDIESHLDQVSMPRALPCWDASQVTDSDEDVIIAHNWDELRRFMWDYVGIVRTNKRLQRAEHRVRLLLDEIDEFYSNYKVSRDLIELRNLAQVAELMIRCAMQRKESRGLHYTLDYPGMLAEAHDTIVQPPTYAD; from the coding sequence ATGAGCCAACAACTACAACACGATGTCCTCGTGATCGGCAGCGGCGCCGCCGGTCTGAGCTTGGCGCTGAACCTCCCCGGCCACCTGCGTATTGCCGTGCTGAGCAAGGGCGATCTTGCCAACGGCTCCACTTATTGGGCCCAAGGCGGAGTCGCCGCCGTGCTTGATGACACTGACACCGTGCAGTCGCACGTCGAGGACACCCTCAACGCCGGCGGCGGCCTGTGCCATGAAGACGCCGTGCGCTTTACTGTTGAGCATAGCCGCGAGGCCATCCAGTGGCTGATCGATCAGGGGGTGCCCTTTACCCGCGATGAAAATGCCAGTGTCGATGATGGCGGTTTTGAGTTTCACCTGACCCGCGAAGGCGGCCATAGCCATCGGCGCATCATCCATGCTGCCGATGCAACCGGGGCGGCGATTTTCACCACGTTGCTGGCCCAGGCGCGGCAACGGCCCAACATTGAGCTGCTGGAACAGCGGGTGGCGGTTGATCTGATTACCGAGCGACGCCTGGGCCAGGACGGCGACCGCTGCCTGGGCGCTTACGTACTCAACCGCAACACTGGCGAAGTCGACACCTTTGGTGCGCGCTTCACCGTGCTCGCCACCGGTGGCGCAGCCAAGGTTTACCTGTACACCAGCAACCCCGACGGTGCTTGCGGCGATGGTATCGCCATGGCCTGGCGTGCCGGTTGCCGGGTGGCCAACCTGGAATTCAACCAGTTCCACCCCACCTGCCTGTATCACCCTCAGGCCAAGAGTTTCCTGATTACCGAAGCCCTGCGCGGTGAAGGCGCGTTGCTGCGACTGCCCAACGGCGAGCGCTTCATGCCGCGCTTCGACCCTCGCGAAGAGCTGGCGCCACGCGATATCGTCGCTCGCGCCATCGACCACGAAATGAAACGCCTGGGCGTGGACTGCGTGTACCTGGACATCAGCCACAAACCAGAGGCGTTCATCAAAAGCCACTTCCCCACCGTGTATGAGCGCTGCCTGACCTTCGGTATCGACATCACCCGCCAGCCGATTCCAGTGGTACCTGCCGCTCACTACACGTGCGGCGGGGTCATGGTCGACGACCGCGGTCATACCGACGTGCCCGGCCTGTATGCCATCGGTGAAACCAGCTTTACTGGCCTGCATGGCGCCAACCGCATGGCCAGCAACTCACTGCTCGAATGCTTCGTTTATGGCCGCGCCGCAGCCACCGACATCGAATCACACCTGGACCAGGTGAGCATGCCGCGGGCCCTGCCCTGCTGGGATGCCAGCCAGGTAACCGACTCGGATGAAGACGTGATCATCGCGCACAACTGGGACGAACTGCGGCGCTTCATGTGGGACTACGTCGGCATTGTGCGCACCAATAAGCGCCTGCAACGTGCCGAGCACCGTGTGCGCCTACTGTTGGATGAGATCGACGAGTTCTACAGCAACTACAAGGTCAGCCGCGACCTGATCGAACTGCGCAACCTGGCCCAGGTTGCCGAACTGATGATTCGCTGCGCCATGCAGCGCAAGGAAAGCCGGGGCTTGCACTACACCCTGGACTACCCCGGTATGCTCGCCGAAGCACATGACACTATTGTGCAGCCGCCCACCTACGCCGACTGA
- the rpoE gene encoding RNA polymerase sigma factor RpoE: MLTQEEDQQLVERVQRGDRRAFDLLVLKYQHKILGLIVRFVHDTHEAQDVAQEAFIKAYRALGNFRGDSAFYTWLYRIAINTAKNYLVSRGRRPPDSDVSSEDAEFYDGDHGLKDLESPERALLRDEIEGTVHRTIQQLPEDLRTALTLREFDGLSYEDIASVMQCPVGTVRSRIFRAREAIDKALQPLLQET; this comes from the coding sequence ATGCTAACCCAGGAAGAGGATCAGCAGCTTGTCGAGCGCGTGCAGCGTGGCGACAGGCGAGCGTTTGATCTGTTGGTGCTGAAGTATCAGCACAAGATTCTCGGGTTGATCGTGCGTTTTGTACACGACACCCATGAAGCCCAGGATGTGGCGCAGGAAGCTTTCATCAAGGCTTACCGGGCGCTTGGGAATTTTCGCGGCGACAGTGCTTTTTATACCTGGCTGTACCGCATTGCCATCAACACGGCAAAGAACTATCTGGTGTCCCGCGGTCGGCGGCCACCGGACAGCGATGTAAGTTCCGAGGATGCGGAATTTTACGACGGCGATCATGGCCTCAAGGATCTGGAGTCCCCCGAGCGTGCGTTGTTGCGAGATGAGATCGAAGGCACCGTCCATCGGACCATTCAGCAACTGCCAGAAGATTTACGGACGGCGTTAACTTTACGTGAATTTGATGGTCTGAGTTACGAGGACATTGCGAGTGTCATGCAGTGTCCAGTGGGTACCGTGCGCTCCCGGATTTTCCGCGCTCGGGAGGCCATAGATAAAGCCCTGCAGCCGTTGTTGCAGGAAACCTGA
- a CDS encoding RseA family anti-sigma factor: MSREALQESLSAVMDNEADELELRRVLNAVDDAETRATWSRYQVARAAMHKELVLPQLDIAAAVSAALADEAAPVKVNRGPWRSLGRLAVAASVTVAVLAGVRLYNQDEISGAQLAAQQPAQQNLSVPQVQGPAVLAGYSESAEQPGPMANGVLQGQSGWHDQRLPGYLRQHAQEAALKGTESALPYARAASLENR; encoded by the coding sequence ATGAGTCGTGAAGCGTTGCAGGAATCGCTGTCCGCGGTAATGGATAACGAAGCGGACGAACTGGAATTACGTCGGGTATTGAACGCCGTCGATGATGCCGAAACCCGTGCCACCTGGTCGCGTTATCAGGTTGCCCGTGCCGCCATGCACAAAGAACTGGTGCTGCCACAACTGGATATCGCCGCTGCCGTCTCTGCCGCACTGGCTGACGAAGCCGCGCCGGTCAAGGTCAACCGTGGTCCATGGCGCAGCCTGGGTCGCCTGGCTGTCGCTGCCTCGGTTACGGTCGCTGTGCTGGCCGGTGTGCGTCTGTACAACCAGGACGAGATCAGTGGTGCCCAGCTGGCTGCCCAGCAACCGGCGCAGCAGAATCTGAGCGTGCCGCAAGTTCAGGGCCCAGCCGTGTTGGCAGGCTATAGTGAAAGTGCAGAGCAGCCAGGCCCAATGGCCAATGGCGTGCTGCAAGGGCAATCCGGCTGGCACGACCAGCGTCTGCCCGGCTATCTGCGCCAGCATGCTCAGGAAGCAGCCCTCAAAGGTACCGAGAGCGCTCTGCCTTATGCCCGTGCGGCTAGCCTGGAAAACCGTTAA
- a CDS encoding MucB/RseB C-terminal domain-containing protein yields the protein MRALPLLPLLLGGWLVLPAHAANSSPEAGDWLKKLAQAEQQQSYQGTFVYERNASFSTHDIWHRVQDGKVSERLLQLDGSAQEVVRVDGHTQCVSGTLVPGVASTPETTARVLDPLKLMSWYDLGVAGKSRVADRSAVVVTLTPRDQHRYAFELHLDSKTGLPLKSLMLDDKGRLLERFQFTRLDTSTAPTDNELKPSALCKPVIQVAAQAAQPVTGWRSDWLPPGFELVDSSVRKDPQGKNTVNSLMYDDGLARFSVFVEALDGGSAADIRTQLGPTVAVSRRLTTPKGEVMVTVVGEIPIGTAERIALSMRSQDTQAQK from the coding sequence ATGCGCGCGCTACCTCTACTACCGCTGTTGCTGGGTGGCTGGCTGGTTCTGCCGGCCCATGCGGCCAACTCCTCACCGGAGGCAGGCGACTGGCTCAAAAAGCTAGCCCAGGCCGAGCAACAGCAGAGTTATCAGGGTACTTTCGTTTACGAACGTAACGCCAGCTTCTCCACCCACGACATCTGGCATCGCGTCCAGGATGGCAAGGTCAGCGAGCGGCTGCTTCAGCTCGATGGCTCCGCCCAGGAAGTCGTGCGTGTCGACGGGCATACCCAATGCGTGAGCGGAACCTTGGTACCGGGTGTCGCCAGTACCCCGGAAACGACTGCGCGAGTGCTTGATCCCCTGAAACTGATGAGCTGGTACGACCTTGGGGTGGCCGGCAAGTCTCGGGTTGCGGATCGTTCCGCGGTTGTTGTCACTTTGACCCCGCGTGATCAGCATCGATACGCCTTCGAATTGCACTTGGACAGCAAGACCGGTTTGCCGCTCAAGTCGCTGATGCTCGACGACAAGGGGCGTCTGCTGGAGCGTTTTCAGTTCACTCGTCTGGATACCTCTACTGCGCCGACCGACAACGAACTTAAGCCAAGTGCGCTATGCAAGCCGGTAATTCAGGTGGCGGCACAGGCTGCACAGCCTGTCACTGGCTGGCGTTCCGACTGGCTGCCACCAGGTTTCGAACTGGTTGATAGTTCGGTCCGCAAAGACCCGCAAGGCAAGAACACCGTCAACAGCCTGATGTACGATGATGGCTTGGCGCGCTTTTCAGTGTTCGTTGAAGCCTTGGACGGTGGCTCTGCAGCGGATATTCGTACCCAACTGGGCCCTACCGTTGCCGTATCCCGACGCTTGACTACGCCCAAGGGAGAGGTGATGGTGACTGTCGTGGGTGAAATTCCGATCGGTACCGCCGAACGAATTGCCTTGTCGATGCGTTCCCAGGATACCCAGGCGCAAAAATGA
- a CDS encoding DegQ family serine endoprotease: MLGQVATAQAEALPDFTTLVEQASPAVVNISTKQKLPDRKYASGEMPDLEGLPPMFREFFERNMPQAPRSPRGDRQREAQSLGSGFIISSDGYVLTNNHVVADADEIIVRLSDRSELQAKLVGTDPRTDVALLKVEGKNLPTVKLGDSEKLKVGEWVLAIGSPFGFDHSVTKGIVSAKGRTLPNDTYVPFIQTDVAINPGNSGGPLFNMNGEVVGINSQIFTRSGGFMGLSFAIPIDVALDVSNQLKKDGKVSRGWLGVVIQEVNKDLAESFGLDKPAGALVAQVLEDGPAAKGGLQVGDVILSMNGQPIIMSADLPHLVGSLKDGAKAKLDIIRNGKRQDLSITVGALPDEDADITTNAQGGVERSSNRLGVSVADLTAEQKKALELKGGVVIKEVQDGPAALIGLRPGDVISHLNNQAILSAKQFTEIAKELPKNRSVSMRVLRQGRASFITFKLAE, translated from the coding sequence ATGCTCGGGCAGGTGGCCACCGCCCAGGCCGAAGCCCTGCCGGACTTCACCACCCTGGTCGAGCAGGCCTCGCCTGCGGTGGTCAACATCAGTACCAAGCAGAAACTGCCTGATCGCAAGTACGCGTCCGGTGAGATGCCTGACCTCGAAGGCTTGCCGCCGATGTTTCGCGAGTTCTTCGAGCGCAACATGCCGCAAGCCCCGCGTTCGCCCCGTGGCGATCGCCAACGTGAAGCGCAGTCGCTGGGGTCGGGCTTCATCATCTCCAGCGACGGTTATGTCTTAACCAACAACCACGTGGTGGCCGACGCCGATGAAATCATCGTGCGCCTGTCTGATCGCAGCGAGCTGCAAGCCAAGCTGGTGGGCACCGACCCGCGCACTGACGTGGCCTTGCTCAAGGTTGAAGGCAAGAACCTGCCTACGGTCAAACTGGGAGACTCCGAGAAACTCAAGGTCGGCGAGTGGGTGCTGGCCATCGGTTCGCCGTTTGGCTTCGACCATTCGGTGACCAAAGGTATCGTCAGCGCCAAGGGGCGTACCTTGCCTAACGACACCTATGTGCCGTTCATCCAGACCGACGTGGCGATCAACCCGGGTAACTCCGGTGGCCCGCTGTTCAACATGAATGGTGAGGTGGTGGGTATCAACTCGCAGATCTTCACTCGCTCGGGTGGTTTCATGGGCCTGTCGTTCGCTATCCCGATCGATGTGGCGCTGGATGTTTCCAACCAGTTGAAGAAGGACGGTAAGGTCAGTCGCGGTTGGTTGGGCGTGGTAATTCAGGAGGTCAACAAAGACCTGGCTGAATCCTTCGGCCTGGACAAACCGGCCGGTGCCCTGGTGGCGCAGGTTCTGGAAGATGGTCCAGCGGCCAAGGGTGGGCTGCAGGTGGGGGACGTGATTCTGAGCATGAACGGTCAGCCGATCATCATGTCTGCTGACCTGCCGCACCTGGTCGGCAGCCTCAAGGATGGCGCCAAAGCCAAGCTCGACATCATCCGTAACGGCAAGCGTCAGGACCTGAGCATCACTGTCGGTGCGCTGCCGGACGAAGATGCTGATATCACCACCAACGCCCAGGGTGGCGTTGAGCGCAGCAGCAACCGTCTCGGTGTGTCGGTCGCCGACCTGACCGCTGAACAGAAGAAAGCGCTCGAACTCAAGGGGGGCGTGGTCATCAAGGAAGTCCAGGACGGCCCGGCTGCCCTGATCGGCCTGCGTCCGGGTGACGTCATCAGCCACCTGAACAACCAGGCGATTCTCTCGGCCAAGCAGTTCACTGAAATTGCCAAGGAACTGCCGAAGAATCGCTCGGTGTCGATGCGCGTACTGCGTCAAGGGCGTGCCAGCTTCATTACCTTCAAGTTGGCTGAATAA
- the lepA gene encoding translation elongation factor 4 — MSDLSHIRNFSIIAHIDHGKSTLADRFIQMCGGLSAREMEAQVLDSMDLERERGITIKAHSVTLHYKAQDGKTYQLNFIDTPGHVDFTYEVSRSLAACEGALLVVDAGQGVEAQSVANCYTAIEQGLEVMPVLNKMDLPQADPDKVKDEIEKIIGIDATDAVACSAKSGMGVDEVLERLVQTIPAPTGDIEAPLQALIIDSWFDNYLGVVSLVRVRHGRVKKGDKILVKSTGKVHLVDSVGVFTPKHTQTADLKAGEVGFIIASIKDIHGAPVGDTLTLNTTPEVEVLPGFKRIQPQVYAGLFPVSSDDFEDFRDALQKLTLNDSSLQYLPESSDALGFGFRCGFLGMLHMEIIQERLEREYDLDLITTAPSVIFEVKLKTGETIYVDNPSKLPDVSSVEDFREPIVSATILVPQEHLGNVITLCIEKRGVQRDMQFLGSQVQVRYDLPMNEVVLDFFDRLKSTSRGYASLDYHFDRYQSANLVKLDVLINGDKVDALALIVHRDNAHYKGRALTEKMKELIPRQMFDVAIQAAIGGQIVARTTVKALRKNVLAKCYGGDVSRKRKLLEKQKAGKKRMKQVGNVEIPQEAFLAVLRLE; from the coding sequence GTGAGTGATTTGAGTCATATCCGCAATTTCTCCATCATCGCCCACATTGACCATGGCAAGTCGACCCTGGCCGACCGCTTCATTCAGATGTGCGGTGGCCTGTCTGCGCGTGAAATGGAAGCCCAGGTACTCGATTCCATGGACCTGGAGCGTGAGCGCGGTATCACCATCAAGGCTCACAGCGTCACCCTGCACTACAAGGCGCAGGACGGCAAAACCTACCAGCTGAACTTCATTGACACCCCTGGCCACGTTGACTTCACCTATGAAGTCAGCCGTTCCCTGGCGGCGTGCGAGGGTGCATTGCTGGTGGTCGACGCCGGTCAGGGCGTTGAAGCTCAATCGGTTGCCAACTGCTACACCGCCATCGAGCAGGGCCTTGAGGTCATGCCGGTACTGAACAAGATGGACCTGCCCCAGGCTGACCCGGACAAGGTCAAGGACGAGATCGAGAAGATCATCGGCATTGATGCTACCGACGCCGTGGCCTGCAGCGCCAAGAGCGGTATGGGTGTGGACGAGGTGCTCGAGCGCCTGGTGCAGACCATCCCCGCTCCGACCGGTGACATCGAGGCGCCGCTGCAGGCGCTGATCATCGATTCCTGGTTCGACAACTACCTGGGCGTTGTGTCCCTGGTACGTGTGCGTCATGGCCGGGTGAAGAAGGGCGACAAGATTCTGGTCAAGTCCACCGGCAAGGTGCACCTGGTCGACAGCGTCGGTGTATTCACCCCGAAGCACACCCAGACCGCTGACCTCAAAGCCGGTGAAGTAGGCTTCATCATCGCCAGCATCAAGGACATTCACGGCGCTCCGGTCGGTGACACACTGACCCTGAACACCACCCCTGAAGTCGAAGTGCTGCCGGGTTTCAAACGTATTCAGCCACAAGTTTATGCCGGCCTGTTCCCGGTCAGTTCCGATGATTTCGAAGATTTTCGTGATGCATTGCAGAAGCTGACCCTGAACGACTCGTCGTTGCAGTACCTGCCGGAAAGCTCCGATGCCCTGGGCTTCGGCTTCCGTTGCGGTTTCCTTGGCATGCTGCACATGGAGATCATCCAGGAGCGCCTGGAGCGCGAATATGACCTGGACCTGATCACCACCGCGCCAAGCGTAATCTTTGAGGTCAAGCTCAAGACCGGCGAAACCATCTACGTCGACAACCCGTCGAAGCTGCCGGATGTGTCCTCGGTCGAAGATTTCCGTGAGCCGATCGTTTCGGCCACCATCCTTGTGCCTCAAGAGCACCTGGGCAACGTCATTACCCTGTGCATCGAGAAGCGTGGCGTACAGCGCGACATGCAGTTCCTCGGTTCGCAGGTGCAAGTACGTTACGACCTGCCGATGAACGAAGTGGTACTGGACTTCTTTGACCGTCTGAAATCCACCAGCCGTGGTTATGCCTCGCTGGACTACCATTTCGACCGTTACCAGTCGGCCAACCTGGTCAAACTCGATGTACTGATCAACGGTGACAAGGTCGACGCCCTGGCGCTGATCGTGCACCGTGACAATGCGCACTATAAGGGCCGCGCATTGACTGAGAAGATGAAGGAACTGATTCCTCGGCAGATGTTCGACGTGGCAATCCAGGCCGCCATTGGTGGGCAGATTGTGGCGCGAACCACTGTCAAGGCGCTCAGAAAGAACGTACTGGCCAAATGCTACGGTGGTGACGTGAGCCGTAAGCGCAAGCTGTTGGAGAAGCAGAAGGCCGGTAAGAAACGCATGAAACAGGTTGGTAACGTGGAAATTCCACAAGAAGCCTTCCTCGCCGTGCTCAGGTTGGAATAA
- the lepB gene encoding signal peptidase I, translating to MSLNFPLLLVIAVAVCGLLALVDLLFLAPRRRSAIANYQGSVSQPEMAVVEQLNKEPLLVEYGKSFFPVLFIVLVLRSFLVEPFQIPSGSMKPTLEVGDFILVNKFSYGIRLPVIDKKVIEIGDPQRGDVMVFRYPSDPNVNYIKRVVGLPGDQIRYTSDKKLFVNGKPIAEQLVGTEPGTLGSAELYKEKLGEAEHLIRKEMSRYRMPPDQQWTVPAGHYFMMGDNRDNSNDSRYWDDPNIPKALHGMVPDQNIVGKAFAVWMSWPEPKLSHFPNLSRVGLIK from the coding sequence ATGTCGCTAAATTTCCCGCTGTTGCTAGTCATCGCCGTTGCCGTCTGCGGTCTGTTGGCCCTGGTCGATTTGCTGTTCCTGGCGCCGCGCCGGCGTTCGGCAATTGCCAACTATCAGGGCAGCGTCAGCCAGCCCGAAATGGCAGTGGTCGAGCAGTTGAACAAGGAGCCGTTGCTGGTTGAGTACGGCAAGTCGTTCTTCCCGGTGCTGTTCATTGTCCTGGTGTTGCGTTCGTTCCTGGTCGAGCCTTTCCAGATCCCGTCGGGATCGATGAAGCCGACCCTGGAAGTGGGCGATTTCATCCTGGTGAACAAGTTCTCCTACGGCATTCGCCTGCCGGTGATTGACAAGAAGGTCATCGAGATCGGTGACCCGCAGCGCGGCGACGTCATGGTGTTCCGCTATCCGAGCGACCCGAACGTCAACTACATCAAGCGTGTGGTTGGCTTGCCGGGCGATCAGATTCGCTACACCAGCGACAAGAAGCTGTTCGTCAATGGCAAGCCGATTGCCGAGCAGTTGGTAGGCACCGAACCAGGTACCCTGGGCAGTGCTGAGCTGTACAAGGAAAAGCTCGGCGAAGCCGAGCACCTGATCCGCAAGGAAATGAGCCGTTATCGCATGCCGCCTGACCAGCAATGGACAGTCCCGGCCGGCCATTACTTCATGATGGGTGACAACCGCGACAACTCCAACGACAGCCGTTACTGGGATGATCCCAATATTCCCAAGGCGCTGCATGGCATGGTCCCGGACCAGAACATCGTCGGCAAGGCCTTCGCGGTGTGGATGAGCTGGCCAGAGCCTAAGCTCAGCCACTTCCCCAACCTTTCGCGGGTCGGTCTGATCAAGTAA
- the rnc gene encoding ribonuclease III has translation MSVSLSRLERQLGYTFKNQELMLLALTHRSFAGRNNERLEFLGDAILNFVAGEALFERFPQAREGQLSRLRARLVKGETLAVLARGFDLGEYLRLGSGELKSGGFRRESILADALEALIGAIYLDSDMQTARERVLAWLTGEFESLTLVDTNKDPKTRLQEFLQSRACDLPRYEVVDIQGEPHCRTFFVECEVTLLTEKSRGQGVSRRIAEQVAAAAALIALGVENGND, from the coding sequence GTGAGCGTTTCTTTGAGCCGCCTCGAGCGCCAGCTCGGTTACACCTTCAAGAACCAGGAGCTGATGCTACTGGCCCTGACGCACCGCAGTTTTGCTGGGCGCAATAACGAACGCCTCGAGTTTCTCGGCGATGCGATCCTCAACTTTGTCGCCGGTGAGGCGCTGTTCGAGCGCTTTCCACAGGCCCGTGAAGGCCAGTTGTCGCGCTTGCGCGCGCGCTTGGTCAAGGGCGAGACTTTGGCTGTGCTGGCCCGTGGTTTCGACCTCGGCGAGTACCTGCGCCTGGGCTCCGGTGAACTGAAAAGCGGTGGTTTTCGCCGCGAATCGATCCTGGCTGACGCCCTTGAGGCGTTGATCGGCGCGATCTACCTGGATTCGGACATGCAGACCGCGCGCGAGCGTGTGCTGGCCTGGCTGACCGGTGAGTTCGAGAGCCTGACCCTGGTCGATACCAACAAGGACCCGAAAACCCGTCTGCAGGAATTCCTGCAGTCGCGGGCCTGCGACCTGCCGCGTTACGAAGTGGTGGATATTCAAGGTGAACCTCATTGCCGGACGTTTTTCGTCGAATGCGAAGTGACCCTTTTGACTGAAAAAAGCCGAGGGCAGGGCGTTAGCCGGCGTATCGCCGAGCAAGTAGCGGCCGCTGCAGCACTGATCGCCCTGGGCGTGGAGAATGGCAATGACTGA
- the era gene encoding GTPase Era — protein MTDSNTTRCGYVAIVGRPNVGKSTLLNHILGQKLAITSRKPQTTRHNMLGIKTEGDIQAIYVDTPGMHKGNEKALNRYMNRTASAALKDVDVVIFVVDRTKWTDEDQLVLERVQYVQGPVILAINKTDRIEEKGDLIPHLQWLQEQLPNAEIVPISAQQGHNLDALEGLIAKHLPENDHFFPEDQITDRSSRFLAAELVREKIMRQLGAELPYQITVEIEEFKQQGKILHIHALILVERDGQKKIIIGDKGERIKRIGSEARKDMEVLFDAKVMLNLWVKVKGGWSDDERALRSLGYGDL, from the coding sequence ATGACTGATTCGAATACTACTCGCTGCGGCTACGTCGCCATTGTCGGCCGCCCGAACGTCGGCAAGTCGACCCTGCTCAACCACATCCTCGGCCAGAAGCTGGCGATCACCTCGCGCAAGCCGCAGACCACCCGCCACAACATGCTGGGGATCAAGACCGAGGGTGATATCCAGGCGATTTACGTCGATACCCCAGGTATGCACAAGGGCAACGAAAAGGCCCTCAACCGTTACATGAACCGGACCGCCTCGGCCGCCCTCAAGGACGTCGATGTGGTGATCTTCGTGGTCGACCGCACCAAGTGGACCGACGAAGACCAGCTGGTGCTGGAGCGTGTGCAATATGTGCAGGGCCCGGTGATCCTGGCGATCAACAAGACCGACCGAATCGAAGAGAAAGGCGATTTGATCCCGCACCTGCAGTGGCTGCAGGAGCAACTGCCGAACGCCGAGATCGTGCCGATCTCCGCCCAGCAGGGGCACAACCTCGACGCGCTGGAAGGCCTGATCGCCAAGCACCTGCCCGAAAACGATCACTTCTTCCCGGAAGATCAGATCACCGACCGCAGCAGCCGCTTCCTGGCAGCTGAGTTGGTCCGCGAAAAGATCATGCGCCAGTTGGGTGCTGAGCTGCCGTACCAGATCACCGTGGAAATCGAAGAGTTCAAGCAGCAGGGCAAGATCCTGCACATCCATGCACTGATTCTGGTCGAACGTGACGGTCAGAAGAAGATCATCATTGGCGACAAGGGCGAGCGCATCAAGCGCATTGGTTCCGAAGCGCGCAAGGACATGGAAGTGCTGTTCGACGCCAAGGTCATGCTCAACCTCTGGGTCAAGGTCAAGGGTGGCTGGTCCGACGACGAACGCGCCCTGCGTTCACTGGGCTACGGCGACCTCTGA